One genomic region from Methanotorris formicicus Mc-S-70 encodes:
- the vhuA gene encoding F420-non-reducing hydrogenase Vhu subunit A, translated as MGKVVIEPLTRLEGHGKVTITLDENGKPKDVKLHITALRGFEQFVVGRPAEEVPRIVPRICGICQTAHHLASVKAVDAAWGVEIPSAAKKVRELMHLGNMIHSHALHFYFLAAPDFVVGPDADPAIRNVIGVIDKAPEVAKKAIALRKFGQALVEATGGKAIHPITGIPGGVSKVFSEEERDTFLKEIDTMIEYAKDGVELIKSINEQFMEQIKTLGVIDTWYLGLVKDGKHEFYDGTLRFLSPDGKEKMDFQPSEYLDYIGEHVVSHSYVKYPYNKKVGYPEGLYRVGPLAMLNVCDSMETPMAEEARKEFIDTFGFPVNQSLAYNHARLIEILAACERVKELLDDNEITSEDVKAEVEPKAGNGVGVVYAPRGVLIHNYETDDNGIVVKANMIVATTHNVPTMEKAIQQAAEIVLK; from the coding sequence ATGGGTAAGGTCGTAATTGAACCTTTAACCCGTCTCGAAGGACACGGAAAAGTAACAATTACATTAGATGAAAATGGTAAGCCAAAGGATGTAAAATTGCATATAACTGCTTTGAGAGGATTTGAGCAGTTCGTTGTTGGAAGACCAGCAGAAGAGGTTCCAAGAATTGTTCCAAGAATTTGTGGGATTTGTCAGACGGCACACCACTTAGCGAGTGTTAAGGCTGTTGATGCTGCATGGGGCGTTGAAATCCCAAGTGCAGCAAAGAAAGTTAGAGAATTAATGCACTTAGGAAATATGATACACAGCCATGCGTTGCACTTCTACTTCCTTGCTGCACCTGACTTTGTGGTTGGGCCTGATGCAGATCCTGCAATAAGAAACGTTATTGGAGTTATTGACAAGGCTCCAGAGGTTGCTAAGAAGGCAATCGCATTGAGGAAGTTTGGGCAGGCGTTGGTTGAAGCGACTGGTGGAAAAGCAATTCACCCAATAACAGGAATTCCAGGAGGGGTTTCAAAGGTATTCAGTGAAGAGGAGAGAGATACATTCTTAAAAGAAATTGACACAATGATTGAGTATGCAAAAGATGGAGTTGAATTAATAAAATCCATCAACGAACAATTCATGGAACAAATAAAAACACTCGGTGTAATTGATACATGGTACTTAGGTTTAGTAAAAGACGGAAAACATGAATTCTACGATGGAACATTGAGGTTCCTCTCACCAGATGGAAAAGAAAAAATGGATTTCCAGCCAAGTGAATACTTGGATTACATTGGGGAGCATGTTGTATCCCACAGTTATGTAAAATACCCATACAACAAAAAAGTTGGCTACCCAGAAGGACTTTATAGAGTTGGACCATTGGCAATGCTTAATGTATGTGACAGCATGGAAACTCCAATGGCAGAAGAGGCAAGAAAAGAATTCATAGATACATTTGGATTCCCAGTAAATCAGTCACTTGCTTACAACCATGCAAGATTAATTGAAATTTTAGCAGCATGTGAAAGAGTCAAAGAATTGTTGGACGATAATGAAATTACTTCAGAAGATGTTAAAGCAGAAGTTGAACCAAAAGCAGGAAATGGAGTCGGAGTTGTATATGCTCCAAGAGGTGTCTTAATCCACAACTACGAAACAGATGACAATGGAATTGTTGTTAAGGCAAACATGATTGTTGCTACAACACACAACGTTCCAACAATGGAAAAAGCAATTCAGCAGGCAGCAGAAATCGTGCTTAAATAA
- the vhuB gene encoding F420-non-reducing hydrogenase associated-polyferredoxin VhuB, which produces MGVSLLGGIEIQEKACLLCNACKEVCPTKAIEIAPFITCEICKSCVEVCPTGALSDKDDRITYNPTKCIKCGACAKACPTGIKKVDDEFPYSKGHCVLCEKCVEVCPIEIISIPGKIEKPKKEIVIPQEPIAVTDDCVACGVCVDVCPVNALEVKDGKAVVDEEKCIYCGICAQTCPWNAIFVAGKLPNKRKKTIKTFTLDAEKCIGCAKCVDICPGNMIKYDAENLIVKLPKACPACGLCEGVCPVDAITLEVEYEEPKPVSEEGLVWVEENCNYCGSCAMKCPTSAIKVINKRGMELPTKRKTEEKEKFRMCVRCGACTMACPTGALKLGKVTHNGKEYNRIEFSPSLCDKCGKCVEVCPYNVLELTDNEEMPLKGFCVMCLKCVEACEKIKRNALVVK; this is translated from the coding sequence ATGGGGGTTTCACTCTTGGGCGGTATAGAAATTCAGGAGAAAGCATGCCTTCTATGTAATGCATGCAAAGAAGTATGCCCCACAAAGGCTATTGAGATAGCACCGTTTATCACCTGTGAAATTTGTAAGTCATGCGTGGAAGTTTGTCCTACTGGTGCATTATCTGATAAAGATGATAGAATAACCTACAACCCAACAAAATGTATTAAATGTGGGGCATGTGCAAAGGCATGTCCAACAGGAATTAAGAAGGTTGATGATGAATTCCCATACTCAAAGGGACATTGCGTATTGTGTGAAAAATGTGTTGAGGTCTGTCCAATAGAAATCATCTCAATTCCAGGAAAAATTGAGAAACCAAAGAAAGAAATTGTCATTCCACAAGAGCCAATTGCAGTTACTGACGATTGTGTTGCATGTGGTGTCTGTGTAGATGTCTGTCCAGTAAATGCATTGGAAGTTAAAGATGGCAAAGCAGTAGTTGATGAAGAAAAATGTATCTACTGCGGAATTTGTGCTCAAACATGTCCATGGAATGCAATATTTGTTGCAGGAAAATTACCAAACAAAAGAAAGAAAACCATCAAAACATTCACACTTGATGCAGAGAAATGTATTGGATGTGCAAAGTGTGTTGATATTTGTCCAGGAAACATGATAAAATATGATGCAGAGAACTTAATTGTAAAACTTCCAAAGGCGTGTCCAGCATGTGGTTTATGTGAAGGTGTTTGTCCAGTAGATGCAATAACCTTAGAGGTTGAGTACGAAGAACCAAAACCAGTAAGTGAAGAAGGGCTTGTGTGGGTTGAGGAAAACTGTAACTACTGCGGTTCATGTGCAATGAAGTGTCCAACAAGTGCTATAAAAGTAATTAACAAGAGAGGAATGGAACTTCCAACAAAGAGGAAGACAGAGGAAAAAGAGAAGTTCAGAATGTGTGTGAGATGTGGAGCATGTACAATGGCATGTCCAACAGGAGCATTGAAGTTAGGTAAAGTAACCCACAACGGAAAAGAATACAACAGAATCGAATTCAGCCCATCCCTTTGTGATAAATGTGGAAAGTGTGTTGAAGTTTGTCCATATAACGTGTTGGAGTTGACTGATAACGAAGAAATGCCATTAAAAGGATTCTGCGTAATGTGCTTGAAGTGTGTTGAGGCATGTGAGAAGATTAAGAGAAACGCACTTGTTGTTAAATAA
- the vhuD gene encoding F420-non-reducing hydrogenase iron-sulfur subunit VhuD: MSEPVIVAFVCYQUGYGAADLAGTSRMQYPAGVRTIRIPCTGKFDITYALRAFQKGADAVFVAGUKPHECAFESGNFKAEERVRFTKKLLDELGIGGERIEMYFMSAAEADKFVAAVNEMTERVKKLGPNPLKA; this comes from the coding sequence ATGAGCGAACCTGTAATTGTAGCATTCGTTTGCTATCAATGAGGATACGGTGCAGCAGATTTAGCAGGAACAAGTAGAATGCAATACCCTGCAGGCGTCAGAACTATAAGAATACCATGCACGGGTAAATTTGATATTACCTATGCATTAAGGGCTTTCCAAAAAGGGGCTGACGCCGTATTTGTTGCAGGGTGAAAACCACACGAGTGTGCATTCGAGAGTGGAAACTTCAAGGCCGAAGAGAGGGTTAGGTTCACTAAAAAATTATTGGATGAATTAGGAATTGGTGGAGAAAGAATAGAAATGTACTTCATGTCTGCAGCAGAGGCTGATAAATTCGTCGCTGCTGTAAATGAAATGACAGAGAGAGTTAAAAAATTAGGGCCTAACCCTCTCAAAGCCTAA
- the vhuG gene encoding F420-non-reducing hydrogenase subunit VhuG: MADKVKVAMIQLCGCSGCHISLLDLHNKLLEVLPNLEIVFAPIVADPKEIPDGIDIALLEGGVRNEHDEHLVHEFREKAKIVIAWGSCAAFGGIPGLGNLYTKEELINYTYSTESTDNPGTTPSEEIPPLEDYVKPISDIVKVDYIIPGCPPTPDMIASAIIALLNGEEPKFSTKTVCDECPRKKENVFPKKFKRTYEGKPDPERCLFEQGYPCLGFATRAGCGAKCPKAGVPCRGCYGKTDAVLDQGAAAANTFANAGEAALEIPDKVALLNRFSLPAALISKKIKK, translated from the coding sequence ATGGCAGATAAAGTCAAGGTAGCAATGATTCAATTGTGTGGCTGTTCTGGATGCCATATTTCATTGCTTGATTTGCACAATAAACTATTAGAAGTTCTTCCAAACTTGGAGATTGTCTTTGCTCCAATCGTTGCAGACCCAAAGGAAATTCCTGATGGAATTGATATTGCATTATTAGAGGGTGGAGTTAGAAACGAGCACGATGAGCATCTTGTCCATGAATTTAGAGAGAAAGCAAAAATTGTAATTGCATGGGGTAGTTGTGCTGCCTTTGGTGGTATTCCTGGTTTAGGAAACTTATATACAAAAGAAGAACTTATAAACTATACTTATTCAACAGAATCAACAGACAATCCTGGAACAACTCCATCAGAGGAGATTCCACCATTGGAAGATTATGTAAAACCAATCTCAGATATTGTAAAAGTTGATTACATTATCCCAGGATGTCCGCCAACACCAGATATGATTGCAAGTGCAATTATTGCGTTATTGAATGGAGAAGAGCCAAAGTTCTCCACAAAAACCGTATGTGATGAATGTCCAAGAAAGAAAGAAAACGTATTCCCAAAGAAATTCAAAAGAACTTACGAAGGAAAACCAGACCCAGAAAGATGTTTATTCGAGCAAGGTTATCCATGCTTAGGTTTTGCAACGAGGGCAGGATGTGGAGCAAAGTGTCCAAAAGCAGGTGTTCCATGTAGAGGTTGCTATGGAAAAACAGATGCTGTATTGGACCAAGGAGCAGCGGCGGCAAACACATTTGCAAACGCTGGAGAGGCTGCATTAGAAATTCCGGACAAAGTTGCATTGTTAAATAGATTCAGTTTACCTGCTGCTTTAATTTCCAAGAAAATAAAAAAATAA
- the vhuU gene encoding F420-non-reducing hydrogenase selenoprotein subunit VhuU — protein sequence MVDEKKLNLLEMVLRAYDPUYSCAAHIIVKDEKGNVILEVVKEE from the coding sequence ATGGTAGATGAGAAAAAATTAAACCTATTAGAAATGGTTTTGAGAGCATATGACCCTTGATACTCATGTGCAGCACACATAATAGTTAAAGATGAAAAAGGAAATGTAATTTTAGAGGTAGTTAAGGAAGAATAA